The sequence AGTTGGCTGTCTTGTTGTCGTTGATGGTGAAAACTGTGTAGGGATTGTCACCGAACGAGACCTCATAGAACGATCCATCTGCATGCGTAGAGATCCTGAAAAAACCTTAGTTAAAGATATTATGTCCTCAGACATTAAAACCGTACATAGTCTTGACCATGTTGATACCGCCTTAGAAATCATGACGCGATATCATATCAAAAAACTCCCTGTGGTCATGGATAATAAAATCGTTGGTATCATCACCGTAACAGATATTTCAAAAACGAAATCTGATCTTTCGAAAAGGTTTATCGAAAGCTGGGTAAAACCAACTTGGAAAGATTAAGTTTACTGGATCTTTCCTTTAGAGGTAGGTAAATGGTTCTTTATGATTATCTATTCGTTTTGCACCGATGCATAAAAAGGCAAATTCGAGATTTTTCACCTGCTGATCAGTTAATCCGGTCCTTCGAATAACCATCTCGTCGTATTCATTAAATATAGTTAATGAGCGTCTCTGTGGATCATAAACAGCTTTCCATAGATAATGACCATGCATCCATACCCAGATATGTACGTTTTTTATCTGCATTACTCTCAACTCTTCTTTTTATTTGATCTGATGGGCAAGGTTTTTTGCTCGTATACCAACAACAAATGATTTCGTGATACATTCGATTTCATATGCCTCTTCGGCAGAGGAGATTTGCCCGACGATTCTCATCACCATTTTTCTCACGTCCTTGATTTCTATTTTCTTGTTTTTCTTTAAAACGTCTTATTGTACACTTCCTACCCAGGTTCTATGACACCTCGTACCAATTTTCCTTTAAACAAAAACGTTTAATTAGCACAGATGCCATTCGTAAAAGGAAGTATTGTTGGGAGAGAATATGGTATATGCAAGGCATCAACCGAGTTGTGATACCTGTTGATCGTTCAGATATCTCACGAATCGCGGTTGAACATGGTGCTCATCTTGCAGAGCTTCTTGGTGTTGAAGTATCAATCATCTCCATTGATGATACCCATCAGTTTATGGCATCACCACTTCTTGAACAAAAAATACGAGGACAACATGAAGCTATCCTTCAGGGATACAAAAAAATGATCGAAGGAAAAGTTATAAAGGTTCAAACAGAAATTATTGTCGGAAGTACTCCTGCTGATGAGATCGTCAAATATGCTCAAGAAGGTGATATCCTTGTTATGGCAACCCGTTCGAAAAAGGGGTTAAATCGATGTGTTCTCGGGAGCGTTTCTGATGAGGTTCTCAAGCGGGTTGACTGCCCCGTCATGATTCTAAAATCAAAAAATCCAGAAGAATATTTCGTATAAAGAAAAAAGGGTAACGAGGAGGAAAAACCTACACAGAGGTTAATCCGCATCAGTATGTTTCTTTTTTTTGTCGCCTTTCACCTTAAAATCAGCATTAATTGTTTTGTCATCTCC comes from Candidatus Thermoplasmatota archaeon and encodes:
- a CDS encoding CBS domain-containing protein, translating into MLVKEAMTKKVVTIEHTATVFDACMLYREKKVGCLVVVDGENCVGIVTERDLIERSICMRRDPEKTLVKDIMSSDIKTVHSLDHVDTALEIMTRYHIKKLPVVMDNKIVGIITVTDISKTKSDLSKRFIESWVKPTWKD
- a CDS encoding universal stress protein — encoded protein: MQGINRVVIPVDRSDISRIAVEHGAHLAELLGVEVSIISIDDTHQFMASPLLEQKIRGQHEAILQGYKKMIEGKVIKVQTEIIVGSTPADEIVKYAQEGDILVMATRSKKGLNRCVLGSVSDEVLKRVDCPVMILKSKNPEEYFV